The DNA region TCAGGGTGTTCAACAATGCCAAGATAATTGCTGCTCGACGAGAAGCGAGCCGCTCACCGACTATTCCTGAAACCAGGAAAGCATAGACGATCGCTAAGAGGTGCGTGCTGAGCGCAAATAGGACGCCCGCTAGCACTACCAGCAACGTAAGCAGCGCCACCTGAGACCATTGCGGTAGTCGGGTCCAAGGAAACATGGTCGCGGCGAATATCAGTACCACCGGCCAAAACCCGATCCAGAACCGTGGATCGGCGGTGCCACTTCCTGTCCATTGCTGGGCCAAACTACCGCCGGTGAGCACCAGTAAGCTGAATGGCCGAATCAAGCGGTCGCGAAACGTGTGCGACCAGGGTGTGCGCAGCTCAGAGGTGGTGCTCAACGCGATCCTTCCTGCTCAGCTGTTGCCTGGGCCACGGTCGAATCCGCTAACGGTTCCCTTACCTGACCGGGATTTTGATTGCTGTTGCAATTGGTCAATCAGGGGCGAAGTGGAGTACGCCTGGCCGTCCTGGCCCTTCTGCCACATGATACGGCTATCCGTGCTAATCGCTTTGAGCATCACGACCAGGCCTTCAGCAAGCAAACCAGTACCGAGCGAGAGCATGGTGCTGTTTGCCGCGAGCTGTGCGGCTTGAGCGTCGATGCTGTGCCAAAGAATTGAACTGCCAAATTTCACAAGCAAACTCACTGCCCACACCCCGATCGTGAACCAGGTGTAGTGCAGGAAGGCAACACCGTCGCGATCCTTGACCCGGATGGTCAAGCCACGAAATATGCCAATAGCAATTCCAAGCGTCACGGTAATGACTAAGAACAGAATCGAGTCTGCCGATTGCGGCGAATCATTCAAGCTGAAGAGGCCAATAATGCTCAGAATTACCGGCAGTAGAAGCATTCGCTTCGCTTCTACCGGCTCGCCGAGGAAACGACGAATCATCACGTAGGCCACCACTCCAATGACGATGACGATGCCCACCGGACCGCTCAAAAATGACTGCATGTCTTCCTCCAAAACCTAGAAATGAACTCACTTCTAGGCTATGGACGCGTTGTGCCTGGGTCTTGAGGTAATTGGCATATTTTCGGGTGGAGAAATCCTCTACACCCTCGTCCAACCGCTGTGCCGACGACGCAGCTATTCGCCGTAACCTGGACGCTCCTGCCCGGCTAATGCAGCGTTTTCATGGGGAGAGACGTCTCTGCCCATGAATCGGCACTATTGTACGGGCAGGCACGTCCAGCCGACGACGGCCAGTATCCACCCGCTAAACCGGCTGGCTGAAAACGTGGCGGCGGATCCACGCGTGCATCGCGATTGCCGCCGCGGCGGATGCATTGATTGATCTAGTCGAGCCAAACTGTGCAATCGACAAGGTCGCTTCAGCTTTTTCATGGACCGCGTCCGTCAAGCCCGGGCCTTCTTGGCCGAAAACCAAGACACATTTTCGCGGCAAATCGTAGGTTTCCAACGGCACCGAATCGGGAAAATTATCGATGCCAATGACCGCAACATCCTCTGCCTCGGCCCAGGCGACAAAGTCCTCAACTGTCGGGTGATGCCGCACGTGCTGGTATTTGTCGGTGACCATTGCGCCACGACGGTTCCAACGACGTCGGCCGATGATGTGCACCTCTTGGGCCAGGAACGCGTTGGCGCACCGCACCACAGAGCCAATATTCAGATCGTGCTGCCAGTTCTCAATTGCCACATGGAATTCATGCCGACGTTCATCGAGCGCGGCAACAATTGAGTCGTGCTTCCAGTAACGGAACTCGTCAACGACATTTCGTCGGTCACCTTCAGCGAGTAATTCCGGGTCCCAGTGCTCCCCTGCCGGCCATTCACCTTGCCACGGGCCCAGCCCAACTGGCTCTCCCGGAGGATCCGCAATCGCCGGAACTTCGCCGTCGTCTTTTATGTCTTCGCTCACCTGACTACCCTACTGGCTACCAAACGGAGGAAGATTGTAGTTATGGCACACGAAGAACCGCGCAAAGCGGCAGATATTGAATGTTGGCTCACCGATATGGACGGCGTTCTCGTCCATGAAAACCAGGCAGTCCCTGGTGCTTCGGAGCTGATTCAACGGTGGGTGGATACCTCAAAGCGGTTCTTGGTGCTCACCAATAATTCGATTTACACACCGCGCGATCTTCGTGCTCGATTGCGCGCCTCCGGCTTGGAGATTCCGGAAGAGAACATTTGGACGTCAGCACTAGCTACCGCGGAATTCCTCAAATCGCAGATGCCGGCAGGCAAGGCATTTGTGATTGGCGAGGCGGGATTGACCACGGCGCTGCATGAGGCCGGGTTCATCCTCACCGACCAGAATCCGGACTACGTGGTGCTGGGCGAAACACGGAATTAT from Renibacterium salmoninarum ATCC 33209 includes:
- a CDS encoding DUF1453 domain-containing protein → MQSFLSGPVGIVIVIGVVAYVMIRRFLGEPVEAKRMLLLPVILSIIGLFSLNDSPQSADSILFLVITVTLGIAIGIFRGLTIRVKDRDGVAFLHYTWFTIGVWAVSLLVKFGSSILWHSIDAQAAQLAANSTMLSLGTGLLAEGLVVMLKAISTDSRIMWQKGQDGQAYSTSPLIDQLQQQSKSRSGKGTVSGFDRGPGNS
- a CDS encoding TrmH family RNA methyltransferase; translation: MKDDGEVPAIADPPGEPVGLGPWQGEWPAGEHWDPELLAEGDRRNVVDEFRYWKHDSIVAALDERRHEFHVAIENWQHDLNIGSVVRCANAFLAQEVHIIGRRRWNRRGAMVTDKYQHVRHHPTVEDFVAWAEAEDVAVIGIDNFPDSVPLETYDLPRKCVLVFGQEGPGLTDAVHEKAEATLSIAQFGSTRSINASAAAAIAMHAWIRRHVFSQPV
- a CDS encoding HAD-IIA family hydrolase codes for the protein MAHEEPRKAADIECWLTDMDGVLVHENQAVPGASELIQRWVDTSKRFLVLTNNSIYTPRDLRARLRASGLEIPEENIWTSALATAEFLKSQMPAGKAFVIGEAGLTTALHEAGFILTDQNPDYVVLGETRNYSFEAITQAIRLIGDGARFIATNPDATGPSKEGPMPATGAIAALITKATNREPYIVGKPNPMMFRSAMNQIEAHSETTAMIGDRMDTDIIAGMEAGLHTVLVMTGITQPGDVDTFPFRPDQTLDSVADLIPLI